A segment of the Aureliella helgolandensis genome:
GTTTGCAACAGACTCAAGCAATTCAATCCATCAGTCGTACAGCTGGCGCTAAGGCAGCGGGCCCCGTTGAGGCACCGTCTGCGGCGAACAGCGCGAACGACCAACTCGAATTATCTTTGGAAGCGCAGCAAATCAGCGAGTCACAAGCGACCGGATCCGGCCAAAGTATCAACGGGATCCGCACTGAAAAAGTGGCGGCATTGCGACAGGCAATTGCCGATGGCACCTATGAAACTCCTGAAAACATGTCGGCAGCTCTCGATAAGCTCCTCGATACGTTTGCGTAGCTATGTGGGGTGCGATCTCAGATCGGGGCCGCTAAAACGGGCGGACTCTGGTATTCGCTCGTCGCAGCTCTCGTCGATGCTTGCCTCGCCTTACAAGCAGTCACTTCAGGGGGACTGTCTCTGCGGCTAAATTCGATTGTTCAGCCGTTGCGTGGTGGGGCGCCTGTAATGTCCCGGTAGGTCGGCGTACAATGAGTGGTCATCGGGCTGGCGCAAGATCTGATCCATAGCGCTTCCTACACTCGTCGCTCCAATGGGATACACCGCTTGGCATTGCCAAATGCGTGGCCTCGCTATTTCTATGCTTTCCAAATCAGACCGTCACGAAAATTCACCTGGCGCCAGCTCGGGTACCCCTTTAGAAGCGGTCCAGGTATCTCAATCGCCCTTAGAGCGTTTTGAGGAGTACCTCTTGAGTCGCGGTCTGCGAAAAACCGAGCAGCGGCGGTTCTTGGTTGAGCAGGTATTCAGCCGGCATGAGCATTTCGATGCCGACCAGTTGCTCGAACAGCTCCCTAAGAAGGGTGACAGCAACTATGTCAGCCGCCCAACTGTCTATCGTACGCTCAAAGAATTTGTCGATGCGGGATTATTGCGTCGCTTCGAACTCAATGGCCGTAGCGTCTTCGAACACGACTACGGATATCCCGAGCACGACCACCTGTATTGCGTGAAGTGCAAGAGCTTGCTGGAATTCCAGTCGGAGCAGTTAACCTTGCTTCGAGAGGAAATCGCGCGGAGCCACCGCTTCCGAGCTCGCAGCCACCGCCTGATCATTCAAGGGGTCTGCCAAGATTGCAGCAGCCGACGCAATCAGCGGCGGCGGCAGGACTTGGTCTAACCCCTCGACCATCTTCAAGGGGTCTGCCAAGATTGCAGCAGCCGGCGCAATCAGCGGCGGCTGCAGGATCCGGTCTAACCCCTCGACCATCTTAGCCATCCATGCCCGGGAGGAGTAAAGCACTCCCGGTAGCATTCAGCAAGTGGTCACATCTCCCTCAGATTCCATTCCGAGTCGCATGGTCAATTGTTGGAACTGGTCGAACATTTGATCGCTGCTGGTATGAACGTGTTCCGCTTCGGTCACGAACCGAATCTTCTCATCAACGTACACATCGTGGTCGATCAGCACTCGCTCGAAGGACTCTAACGGTGATCCATAAGCAATAATCAGCTTGTGTTCGTCGAATTGCACCTCTTGTTGGCGCTGTGGGTTGAGCACCGCAATTCCGGTACAGCCATCATTGAGAAGCATCTCCTCGAAATCGTAGAGGATGCTCTTGAGCACAGGCATATCGATATGCTCGCGATAGTGATCCTGATGCCCCCCAGAATGATAATGGCTTGTTTCGAGCACGACATCGACAACCGGACCCAGCGTATCGATCATGTCGATGAACAAGTCAAACAACCTGCGCTTCGTAGCAGAGGCCATCATGACAGGTACTTTGACCTTGGTTGTCGGATCAGAGTAAACATCGTGTCGAAACCCTTGCCGAGGCACGACCTGCAAATCGACCGAGGGTCGAATCGCATCGGTCAATTCGAAAGCACCGTAGTTGGAGACCAACAAGTGGGCTTCAAGCTGCTCGTCGGACAAGCTTCCGAAGCTTGTAAGAGCATCTGCTTTCGAACTGGAAGTCGCGGAGGAGGAGGTGTTGACTTGGGAGCGTTGCTGCGAGCCCATCTTGATTCTCTTACTAAGATTAATTCAGTTGGGGATTTACACGTTGGCCGTGGACCAATGCCACAGTGCCCTTGGTTCTCAGGACAACCAAAGCTAGGTCACCTTAAACCTCCGAGTCCGCGAACCTACAAAGTTGTGAATTTTCCTAGCTACTTATTCCACTCCAACTGCCATAGCCCCTAGAATCGGAACCTGCACTTCCACCGTGATGCGAAAAGTCAACTTAAACCGATTCCAATTTCGCGTCGCAGGCAACATGATGGAATTCCGGGAGGCGTTCTGCGAGTCAACTTGGCAGCCAACCGCCTGCTTGTTTCGAGCCCAAACTAACCTCATTGAATGAAGACCATGAGCGTTCTGCACCCTTGCCGTTGGGCTCCACGTTTGCTGCCTTTGGTATTGTTTTGTTTAGCCCTCGGATGCGACTCTGCCCAGCAGAAGCGGGAAGCCGCCGGCCGCGCGTTGGCAGCCCAGCAAAACGCGGCTGCAGCGGAAGCGCTGGAGGCGGAACAAGCGGGCGACGCTTCGCCCCCAGCCACTGGATCTCCCGGAACCACTGGCGAAAAAGCGGTGAGTAGCAGTGTTACCCCCACGGCCGAACTTGAATCGCCGCCCCGTTCTGCTTCTCCTTCTCCGCAATCCACCACCCCACCTCCTACATCGGTCGCACTGGCCGGCGATGGCCCGTGGATCACTGCGGAGCAACTTCCCTGGGAAGCCGCCTTTCTGCAGTACGTGGGCAACGCCAGAATTGGCTACACCCATTTCAAGATTTCGGCCTCCGCCTTGGAGGGGACCAAGCAGATCACCGTCCAACGCACCGACTCCGTGGAATTCATGAGAGCCGGGCAGCTGTCGCGCGTCGAGATTCAGTTCGAATCTCTGGAATCGATGAATGGCGGCCTAGTCGACTTCACCGAGACCACCACGCATGGAGATAACGTGACGACCACCGAGGGCAAGTTGGTTCGTCAGGTCCTGAAGCTCAAGACGGAAGTCGCCGGAACGATCAAGACCCAGTCGATCCCAATGGAAGCGGGAACCTGGGGGGCGATGGGCGTCCAAGCGGTACTGATGCAAAAGCCCATGGTGCGCGGTGAAAAGCGAATCATCAAAATATTCCTTCCCCAACTAAAACGGATCGTGGATACAGAGTTGATCGCCGGCGACTGGGAAACAACGACGCTTCCTGAAAGTGGCCACGCCGAACTTCTGCCCGTCGATATCGTGATGATGGCAGATGAGGACAATGGTGTGCGGACTCGCAACTGGGTCGATGCCCAAGGTGAAATTCAAAAAACTGTTTCACTGAGCGGTCTCAACATGAGCACCTTTCGAACCACCGTGGCGATGATCGAGAGCATGCAAGCCGGATACGAGATCGATGACATGGAATCGTTCGACATCCCGTTAGCGGGGACACTCCCCCAGGACTCTCAGCCGCAAACCATTGTCTACAAAGTCGACGGCCTGGGTGTCGATCCCTACGACCTACTGCCACGCGAAGGGGCACAAGCCGTGCAGTCGGTCAGTGCGCGTAGTGCCGCCCTGACCGTCCAACACATCGCTTTAGCAGATTTCCCAGCGATCGCCGCGCCCGACAACTTGAGCGACTACTTAGCCGCCTCCCCCTTCCTGCAAACCGAGCACCCCAAACTCAAAGCGCTCAGCCTAAAAGCCGCTCAAGCTGAACTCAATTCAACAGATCTCGCCCTCGAACTAACTCAGTGGGTGTTCCAAAACATGCAGCTGGAACCCACCCTCTCCAGCCATTTTGAAACGGCCTTGGAAGCCAGCCAATCGCTGAAAGGCGACAGTACCGAATGTGCCGTCCTACTGGCAACCCTGTTGCGATGCCGCGATATTCCAGCCAGATGTGCTAGTGGTTTGCTTGCATCCCCCGATGGCAAACTCAGCTTCCACATGTGGACCGAAGCCTGGATCGACGATCACTGGCTGCCGCTCGACGCGACTCGCGGTGGCCCTACGAATACCAACTACATCAAGTTGCTGGATTCCCCACTGTCCAGTGAGAATCCCTATGGGGCGATATTGCCGGTCCTCGAGGTCATGCCGAAACTGGAGATTGGAATTTCAATGGTGGAGTGAGGGCCGATCTAGGTATTCCGCTACCGCGGCCAGCAGCGGGTCGATTGTCTCCGCTTGAATCGCCTGCTCCACCGGCCACGGGAACCACTCGTATCCCAGATGTTCTGTGAGGACAATTTCTCGAGGCTGGTCTAGATATCCAAGAAAATAAGTGACGCGCTTGATATGGACGCCATGCCGCTGGTTGTCAACTTGATATTCCAACACGAACTGAAAATCGGGATCGACCTCGATGCAATCTGGGGGGATCCCGGTTTCCTCCACGGTTTCTCGCAAAGCAGTTGCTAAAATGCTCTCGTTCGGTTCGGCATGCCCTTTAGGAAGATCCCACCGATGCTTATGCTTCATCAGCAGGAAGCTCGGAGGAACAGCTCTAGAGAAGAGCAAGAATCCAGCAGCTTCGACTCGAGTGGCCATTTAAACCTCTTATTTCGTTGAACCTCGCAACACATTTGATGAAAATCTACACCAAGAGCGGCGACAAGGGGACTACGGGCCTGTTCGCAGGACCCCGCGTTTCTAAAGATCACCCACGCATTGCCGCCTACGGCACGGTTGATGAATTGAACGCCATGCTGGGAGTCATCGCCAGTTCGAGCCAGTTGTTATTCCAGGACGGGGTCCCCCTCACCACCTTTCTGCAAGAG
Coding sequences within it:
- the flgM gene encoding flagellar biosynthesis anti-sigma factor FlgM, whose product is MQIHGLQQTQAIQSISRTAGAKAAGPVEAPSAANSANDQLELSLEAQQISESQATGSGQSINGIRTEKVAALRQAIADGTYETPENMSAALDKLLDTFA
- a CDS encoding Fur family transcriptional regulator translates to MLSKSDRHENSPGASSGTPLEAVQVSQSPLERFEEYLLSRGLRKTEQRRFLVEQVFSRHEHFDADQLLEQLPKKGDSNYVSRPTVYRTLKEFVDAGLLRRFELNGRSVFEHDYGYPEHDHLYCVKCKSLLEFQSEQLTLLREEIARSHRFRARSHRLIIQGVCQDCSSRRNQRRRQDLV
- a CDS encoding transglutaminase-like domain-containing protein; translation: MSVLHPCRWAPRLLPLVLFCLALGCDSAQQKREAAGRALAAQQNAAAAEALEAEQAGDASPPATGSPGTTGEKAVSSSVTPTAELESPPRSASPSPQSTTPPPTSVALAGDGPWITAEQLPWEAAFLQYVGNARIGYTHFKISASALEGTKQITVQRTDSVEFMRAGQLSRVEIQFESLESMNGGLVDFTETTTHGDNVTTTEGKLVRQVLKLKTEVAGTIKTQSIPMEAGTWGAMGVQAVLMQKPMVRGEKRIIKIFLPQLKRIVDTELIAGDWETTTLPESGHAELLPVDIVMMADEDNGVRTRNWVDAQGEIQKTVSLSGLNMSTFRTTVAMIESMQAGYEIDDMESFDIPLAGTLPQDSQPQTIVYKVDGLGVDPYDLLPREGAQAVQSVSARSAALTVQHIALADFPAIAAPDNLSDYLAASPFLQTEHPKLKALSLKAAQAELNSTDLALELTQWVFQNMQLEPTLSSHFETALEASQSLKGDSTECAVLLATLLRCRDIPARCASGLLASPDGKLSFHMWTEAWIDDHWLPLDATRGGPTNTNYIKLLDSPLSSENPYGAILPVLEVMPKLEIGISMVE
- a CDS encoding bis(5'-nucleosyl)-tetraphosphatase, whose amino-acid sequence is MATRVEAAGFLLFSRAVPPSFLLMKHKHRWDLPKGHAEPNESILATALRETVEETGIPPDCIEVDPDFQFVLEYQVDNQRHGVHIKRVTYFLGYLDQPREIVLTEHLGYEWFPWPVEQAIQAETIDPLLAAVAEYLDRPSLHH